The Gloeobacter morelensis MG652769 genome contains the following window.
GCATGCGGATGCTGATCAAAAACCGCTGCTGCGGATTGGCCGTGGTCAGATCTTCATCGAGCGACGTGCGGGGCGGACGGGCGTGCTTGCGCCACTGCCGTTGATAACGGTAGACCGTGCTGCGGGCAAGGTGGGTTACTTTCATCAATTCCTCCACCAGTTGCCCGGCATTCATCGGCAGTTGCCCGGCACTCTCCAGTTCGCGCAGAGCGCTCTTGATGCGATCTTGCGTACTTTCAGTCATGCTTGTCTGGCTCTCCATGGGCTTCAAACCTTGCACAGTGCCAGTGTACGAATCTGTACGAATACGCCACTTCCATCTTTTGGCGTAAATGTTGGCATGCGGTAAGTAGATTTGGGGATCAGCTCGGGCAAAGCTTTCCGCTTTGAGTGTTCATCCGGCTGCGCGCAATCGCTCATCGAGAAATTGCGCAAGGGTTTCTATCCAGGCCAGTTCCTGCTCGGAGAAACTGCGGGGTGCTGCACTTCCCACCAGCAACACACCCCGATTGCCGAGCGGTTGGCAGACAACTGCCTGCAGGTTCGAAGGCAAATACGCAAATTCGATCCGCCCCGGAAACAGCCGCAAATCGACCAGATAGACCGGCCGGCCGGTGCGCAGCACCCGCTCGACGATCGGTCCTGCCCTGAAGGGGGATGGTCCTTCAAAGACGCCCGCGCGCATGGCCGTCTCCCCCTGCCACCACACGAGCAGCACCCGGGCGCGGGTGTGTTCCAGCAGCAACCGCCGAATCAGTAGCAGTGCCTCTTGCGCATAGGCTAGGCGCTCCGACCGCTCGTCGATAGGCTCGCCCGCCAGTTGCACTTCTTCCGGGGGCGCCGGCTGGACCTGCTGCCACAAAAGCCCCACCAGCACCAGCACCGCGGCCATGGCAAGCCCCAGTGCGTCGGAGCGGGTCTGCTCGGGGGCGAGGTTCGCGGTACCCAATAGCCGGTTGAGCACCACCAGAGTGCCCCCCAGGAGACCCACGGCGATGGGCAGATTGCGCAGCAGCACCGACGACATCAGCCCCGGCGCACGGGCACGCCGTGCGCGGCGAGGTGCGCTTTGATCTGCTCTACGGTGAGTTCACCGTAGTGCAACAGCGAAGCGAGCAGTGCCGCCTGCGCCTCCCCCTCGGTGAGGGCGGTGCGGATGTGCTCGCAGTTGCCCGCCCCCCCTGAGGCGATTACCGGCAACTGCACCGCCTCGGCCACCGCCCGGGTGAGGGCTAGATCGTAACCGGCCCGGGTGCCGTCCGCGTCCATGCTGGTCAGCAAAATCTCCCCCGCCCCCCGCCGCTCGCCCTCGACGGCCCAGGCTACTGCGTCGAGGCCGGTGGGGGTACGGCCGCCGCGCACGTAGACTTCCCAGCCGTCGGTACCCGCGCGGGCGCGCGCGTCGATGGCCAGCACAATGCACTGGGCACCGAAGCGTTCGCCGGCGCGCGAAATCAGTTCAGGGTCGCGCACGGCGGCGGAATTGATGCTCACTTTGTCTGCCCCGGCGTCGAGCAAGGCCTGAATCGTATCCAGATCGCCGATGCCGCCGCCCACGGTCAAGGGGATGAACACCCGCTCGGCGGTCCGGTAGACCACGTCGAGGAGGATCGCCCGCTTTTCGTGGGTAGCGGCAATATCCAGGAACACCAGTTCATCTGCGCCCTGGTCGTTATAGAGCTTCGCCAATTCTACCGGGTCGCCCGCGTCGCGCAGCCCGACGAAGTTGACCCCCTTGACCACCCTGCCCGCCTTGACGTCGAGGCAGGGAACGATGCGCTTTGCCAGCATGGATGTGCGGCCTGAATGTGCCCGGTAATGGTACCATTATGAAAAAATTTGAAGATTTTCGTCCAGGAGCCGGGCCGTGCCGAACCTACGTGGTATACGCGATCGCATCAAATCCGTCAAAAATACCCAGAAGATCACCAAGGCCATGCGCCTGGTGGCTGCCGCCCGGGTCCGCCGCGCCCAGGAGCAGGTGCTCGCCAGCCGGCCCTTCGCCGACCGCCTGGTCGGTCTGTTGTTCCGGCTGCGCTCGCGGTTGCGCTTTGAGGACGTCCAGTCGCCGCTGATGGAGCGCCGCGACGTGCAGAAGGTGCTGGTGCTGGTGATTGCCGGCGACCGCGGTCTGTGCGGCGCCTACAATTCCAACATCATCCGCCGCACCGTGCAGTACCTGCGCGAGCTGCAGCAGCAGGGCAAGCAGTTCGCCCTCTACCTGGTGGGCAACAAAGCCATCTCGTTCTTCCGGCGCTCCAACTTTCCGATTGCCAAGACCCTCGCTAACCCCGATCCCAACGCTCCCCTCGAAGCGGCCAACCAGCTTATCACCGACGACATCCTGGCGCCGTTTCTGTCGGGTGAATACGACCAGGTCGAACTGGTCTACACCCGCTTTGTCTCGCTGATTTCTTCGCGCCCGACCATTCAGACCCTACTGCCCCTCGATCCTGACGCCCTTGGCCAGGAGGACGAGACTTTTAAGCTCATCACCAAGGGCGGCGGCTTCGAGGTGCTCCGCGAAAAGCAGCAGGTGCGCACCGAACCCGAATTCGCCGCCGATACTATCTTCGAGCAAGATCCCACCCAGTTGCTCGACGCGCTGTTGCCGCTGTATCTCACCAGCGAAATTCTGCACGCCCTGCAGGAAGCTTCAGCAAGCGAACTGGCCGCCCGCATGACGGCGATGAGTGCCGCTTCCGACAACGCCAAGAAGCTTCTGAGCACACTCACCATCGTCTACAACAAGGCGCGCCAGGCATCCATCACCCAGGAAATCCTGGAAGTGGTCAGCGGCGCAAACGCCTAAGGCGCCAGGTGTCAGGGGGTATTCTGACGCCTGACAACCTATTCAATCCGCCGCAACCGCGATCGAACTGACCATCTCGCGGATCTCTAGCTGGGTGCAGGGGATCGTATCCGCCAGCAAGCACGTCGCGTGACTGCCTGTGTACACTTCGAGCTGGGCTTCCGGCAGGGCACAAAACAGAATCGTCTGGGCAGGGAAGACGACCCGTTCGAAGTACCAGCCGGGAACGTTGGTGACGCGGACAATCTGCAAACCGCCGGTGCGATTTGCGTAGGAGCAGGTGAGATGCGTACCTGCGGGTGGCAGGCCGTCCAGGGACTGTTGCATAGAGAAGGGTTCGAATAAGGACAACTTATCTAGACGATAGTGCTCGCCTTTATCTCCATCAGAGCACGCCCCAGTGATCCTGGGTGTTCTTGGAGAACTTTTTGTATCAGGCTTGGAACACTTCGCCGTGCAGATCGTAGGGTGTGGCGGCGGTGATGCGCACGGGGATCAACTGGTTGAGGACGGCCTCGCCGCGGACAATCACCTGGCCGTCGATCTCCGGCGAAAAGCGCGCCGAGCGGCCAAGCCATACTTTTTTCTGAGCGTTCTCCTGCTCGATGAGCACCGGCACCACCCGGCCCACCTGCGAGGCGTTGCGGCGCTGGGAAATCGCCTGCTGCAGGCGCATCAGGTCGCGGCGGCGGCGCTTTTTGATCGCTTCAGGGATCTGGCCTGCTAGATTGGCGGCGGCGGTGTTCTCCTCGCGCGAGTAAGCGAACACGCCCACGTGATCGAACGCGGAGCGCTCGACAAAGGCGCACAGATGGGCAAAGTGCGCCTCACTCTCGCCAGGAAAGCCGACGATGAGCGTCGTGCGCAGGGTCGCCTCGGGAATACGCTCGCGGATACGCTCCAACAGCCGGGTGTTCAGGTCCGCCTGCCAGGGGCGATTCATCGCCCTCAGCACCTCCGGGTGACTGTGTTGGAGGGGCACATCGAAGTAGGGCAGCACGTTGGCAGTGTGCTCGACGGCAGTGAGCAATTCGTCGGTAAGGCCGGTCGGGTAGGCGTAGTGCACCCGTACCCAGGGGATGTCCACTTCTCCGAGGGCGCGCAGCAGGTCGGCGAGGCGGGGCTTGCCGTAGAGGTCAAGGCCGTAGTTGGTCGAGATCTGAGAAATCAAGATCAGTTCTTTGACCCCTTCGCTCGCCAGTTGCTTCGCCTCGGCCACGATCGATTCGATCGGGCGGCTGCGCTGGTCGCCCCGCAGGTGGGGAATGACGCAGAACGCGCAGCGGTAGTCGCAGCCTTCGGCAATCTTGAGATAGGCCACCGCCTCGGTGGTGGTGCGGTAGCGCGGCAGATGCTCGTCGGCGATGTACGTCGGTGTGGCGCTCACCAGGCTGACCCGCTCGCCGGTGCGGCTGCGCTCGACCACCTCGACGATGCGGTGGTAGTCGCCGGTGCCGACGATAGCCACCGCTTCGGGAATCTCTTTGAGCAATTCGTCGCGGAACATCTGGGGCAGGCAGCCGGCGATGATGATCTTCTTGCCCTGCTCCGCCAGGTTGACGAGGGTGCGCACCGACTCGGTGCGCGCCGGGCCGATGAAACTGCAGGTATTGACCAGGACGTACTCGGCTTTGTCCTCGTCGCAATCAATCTGGTAACCGGCCTGGGCCAGAAGCCCCAGCATGTGTTCGGTGTCGATGCGGTTTTTCTCGCAGCCCAGGTGGGTGACGGCGATCGTGGCTGGCATAGAAATGGTGAATGCTTGCAAACACTTCATTATGGCACGGGGGGATCGGGGGCTTCGGATGCGCCGCCCGGCGCGGGCTCTGTCAGACTGGTGGCAGGCGAGCGCTTTGGAGGTGTGCGATGCGGTTGGTGCGCGTTCAGTGCGATGCTCAGGGGGCGATGACGATCGCCTGGTACCCTTTCGACCGGGCGGGCAAAGCCGACTTCGCCAACCCGCTGCAGGCGCCGTACCCGCTGCCGCGGGTGGGTCTGGTGCCGACGATGGCGGCAACGCTCGACCTGGTCGTCGACGACGATTACACCCAGGTCTATACGCTGCTGGTGCCGGAGGGGGGCTTGCCGCCCTGGGTCTTCCACCACCTCTATCAGGCGCTCTGGGAGCATATCCTGGTGCTCAAGCATTTCCTGCCGCCGGAGCCGGGGCCTGAAGATATCGAGCGCATGGACGCGCTCACTGCCTCGGTTCAAGCTTGAGGAGCGCTCTACAGCTGCTGCGGCGATCAAAACTGCAGTGCCCCGGCGATGCGCGGGTCAGCGATCTCAGTCGGCGCCTACCGGGCCTAGCGCGGGTGTGAGCGGCTTGAACCCGGCAAAAAGGCCGCAGCTACTTGCTTTCGATGGTCACCAGCGCCAGGGCCGCCATCCCCAGGACCGCCGAGAGCAGCGCGCGGGCCGGTTCGGCGGCGGGAAGCCACTGCGACCAATCGGTATTCAATAAGGCAAGAGCCGTGGTCCCCAACAGCGCCGCCTTCAAAGAAAGCCAGCGCCGCTCCAGGGCAAGCAGCACACGCAAAGTCGACTTGTCCATGGCCCCTCCCGATCGCCCAAGCACTGGGCTAGTGCAACAATTTGCATATCGACACTTTATAGGCAAATTGTTGCATATGTCAAGGGATGCGCGGATGGTGGATGCTAAAGCTTGGAAGCCGCCCATCGGGCCGTCCCTGGGCTACATTGGGGAAGGCTGCGGCACGGTTTTTCCTTAAAACGCTAGATATGGAGAAATTCAAAGCTGGGATACTAAATGTGCCCCAGGCGTGGTAGAGTG
Protein-coding sequences here:
- a CDS encoding DUF1830 domain-containing protein — translated: MQQSLDGLPPAGTHLTCSYANRTGGLQIVRVTNVPGWYFERVVFPAQTILFCALPEAQLEVYTGSHATCLLADTIPCTQLEIREMVSSIAVAAD
- a CDS encoding F0F1 ATP synthase subunit gamma, whose product is MPNLRGIRDRIKSVKNTQKITKAMRLVAAARVRRAQEQVLASRPFADRLVGLLFRLRSRLRFEDVQSPLMERRDVQKVLVLVIAGDRGLCGAYNSNIIRRTVQYLRELQQQGKQFALYLVGNKAISFFRRSNFPIAKTLANPDPNAPLEAANQLITDDILAPFLSGEYDQVELVYTRFVSLISSRPTIQTLLPLDPDALGQEDETFKLITKGGGFEVLREKQQVRTEPEFAADTIFEQDPTQLLDALLPLYLTSEILHALQEASASELAARMTAMSAASDNAKKLLSTLTIVYNKARQASITQEILEVVSGANA
- the hisF gene encoding imidazole glycerol phosphate synthase subunit HisF; the protein is MLAKRIVPCLDVKAGRVVKGVNFVGLRDAGDPVELAKLYNDQGADELVFLDIAATHEKRAILLDVVYRTAERVFIPLTVGGGIGDLDTIQALLDAGADKVSINSAAVRDPELISRAGERFGAQCIVLAIDARARAGTDGWEVYVRGGRTPTGLDAVAWAVEGERRGAGEILLTSMDADGTRAGYDLALTRAVAEAVQLPVIASGGAGNCEHIRTALTEGEAQAALLASLLHYGELTVEQIKAHLAAHGVPVRRG
- a CDS encoding cofactor assembly of complex C subunit B, which encodes MSSVLLRNLPIAVGLLGGTLVVLNRLLGTANLAPEQTRSDALGLAMAAVLVLVGLLWQQVQPAPPEEVQLAGEPIDERSERLAYAQEALLLIRRLLLEHTRARVLLVWWQGETAMRAGVFEGPSPFRAGPIVERVLRTGRPVYLVDLRLFPGRIEFAYLPSNLQAVVCQPLGNRGVLLVGSAAPRSFSEQELAWIETLAQFLDERLRAAG
- a CDS encoding BrnA antitoxin family protein, which translates into the protein MTESTQDRIKSALRELESAGQLPMNAGQLVEELMKVTHLARSTVYRYQRQWRKHARPPRTSLDEDLTTANPQQRFLISIRMPADLLRWLKAEGEARNIGYQSLIVALLYWNKENPLLTEQFWGIDNAEAEDSLRTTA
- the rimO gene encoding 30S ribosomal protein S12 methylthiotransferase RimO is translated as MPATIAVTHLGCEKNRIDTEHMLGLLAQAGYQIDCDEDKAEYVLVNTCSFIGPARTESVRTLVNLAEQGKKIIIAGCLPQMFRDELLKEIPEAVAIVGTGDYHRIVEVVERSRTGERVSLVSATPTYIADEHLPRYRTTTEAVAYLKIAEGCDYRCAFCVIPHLRGDQRSRPIESIVAEAKQLASEGVKELILISQISTNYGLDLYGKPRLADLLRALGEVDIPWVRVHYAYPTGLTDELLTAVEHTANVLPYFDVPLQHSHPEVLRAMNRPWQADLNTRLLERIRERIPEATLRTTLIVGFPGESEAHFAHLCAFVERSAFDHVGVFAYSREENTAAANLAGQIPEAIKKRRRRDLMRLQQAISQRRNASQVGRVVPVLIEQENAQKKVWLGRSARFSPEIDGQVIVRGEAVLNQLIPVRITAATPYDLHGEVFQA